In a single window of the Aridibaculum aurantiacum genome:
- the ligD gene encoding DNA ligase D produces the protein MPGKTKATTSNTFPTDIKPMLATLVDVPIEEEGWLYEVKWDGYRALGYMNNGTVEIRSRNNKTFDEKFYPVYEALQQWKINAIVDGEIVVVNEKGVPDFSDLQGWRSEADGHLAFYLFDLLWLDGKDLMNEPLHKRKELLRQVVPAENRTIKFSENFEATGKEFFALADKMGLEGIMAKKADSKYVPDLRSKEWLKIKTEKRQEAIIGGYTKNEGTSKKFSALLLGIFENGQFHHITPVGTGFSNKLQEAILQKLKPLETPKCPFVVMPEFNKPSRFRPNPPKADVTWVKPEVVCEISYRQRTKDGAIRHPSFKGLREDKSASEVVMEVPAHTNDVVPEALVEKKMIKSPGKKERNTLLNPKEETQVRSINGHDIKFGNLSKLYWPKEGVTKRDMLNYYYQVAPIMLPYIKDKPQTLNRFPNGIEGKTFYQKDVKGKAPEWLETFPYFSFMDNRDKEFSVITDEASLLYIAALGCIEINPWSSKRQTPDNPDWCIIDLDPDKNTFEQVIEAACVTKKILDAIGVVSYPKTSGSTGIHIYIPLGAKYDYEQSKEFGRVIAKLVHAEIPSFTSIERKTKDRGGKMYIDFLQNRPQATVAGPYSLRPKPGAPVSMPLHWEEVKKGLQIRNFTIFNAVDRIKDVGDIFKGVLGKGIDMQKVLSKAEKVFK, from the coding sequence ATGCCGGGTAAAACAAAAGCCACTACTTCCAATACTTTTCCAACCGATATAAAACCGATGCTTGCAACGCTGGTAGATGTACCAATAGAGGAAGAGGGATGGCTGTACGAGGTAAAATGGGATGGCTACAGGGCTCTTGGATATATGAACAATGGAACGGTCGAGATCAGGTCAAGAAACAACAAGACCTTTGATGAGAAGTTTTACCCTGTGTACGAGGCGCTGCAGCAGTGGAAGATAAATGCCATAGTAGACGGCGAAATAGTAGTGGTAAATGAAAAAGGTGTTCCTGACTTCAGCGACCTGCAAGGCTGGCGCAGCGAGGCAGATGGTCACCTGGCATTCTATCTTTTTGACCTGCTGTGGCTGGACGGAAAAGACCTGATGAATGAGCCACTGCACAAGCGAAAAGAATTGCTCAGGCAAGTGGTTCCTGCAGAAAACAGAACCATCAAATTCAGCGAAAACTTTGAAGCAACAGGTAAAGAATTCTTTGCACTTGCAGACAAGATGGGTTTGGAAGGAATAATGGCCAAAAAAGCTGATAGTAAATATGTGCCTGATCTGCGCTCCAAGGAATGGTTGAAAATAAAGACAGAGAAGCGACAGGAAGCGATCATTGGCGGCTACACAAAGAATGAAGGGACCAGCAAGAAATTTAGCGCACTGTTACTAGGCATTTTTGAAAATGGCCAGTTCCACCACATCACCCCGGTGGGCACCGGCTTTAGCAACAAGCTACAAGAAGCAATACTCCAAAAGCTGAAACCGCTTGAAACGCCTAAGTGCCCATTTGTTGTCATGCCTGAATTTAATAAACCTTCACGCTTCAGGCCCAACCCGCCTAAAGCCGACGTGACATGGGTAAAGCCTGAGGTAGTATGCGAGATCAGCTACCGCCAAAGAACCAAAGACGGAGCCATAAGGCATCCATCTTTCAAAGGCTTGCGTGAAGATAAAAGTGCAAGCGAAGTGGTGATGGAAGTACCTGCTCATACCAACGATGTTGTGCCAGAAGCATTGGTAGAAAAGAAGATGATCAAGTCGCCGGGGAAGAAGGAACGAAATACATTGCTTAATCCAAAGGAAGAAACACAAGTACGCAGCATAAACGGCCACGACATAAAGTTTGGCAACCTTAGCAAATTGTACTGGCCTAAAGAAGGCGTTACCAAACGCGACATGCTGAACTACTATTACCAGGTGGCTCCTATCATGTTGCCTTACATTAAAGACAAACCGCAAACACTTAACCGTTTTCCAAATGGCATAGAAGGAAAAACTTTTTATCAAAAGGATGTAAAAGGCAAAGCACCTGAATGGCTGGAAACGTTTCCTTACTTCAGCTTTATGGATAACAGGGATAAAGAATTTTCTGTTATAACTGATGAGGCAAGTCTACTATACATAGCAGCATTGGGTTGTATTGAAATAAACCCGTGGAGTAGCAAACGACAAACACCTGATAATCCTGATTGGTGCATCATAGATCTTGATCCCGACAAAAACACTTTTGAACAAGTGATAGAAGCAGCTTGTGTAACCAAAAAAATCCTGGATGCTATTGGTGTTGTCTCTTATCCTAAAACTTCAGGAAGTACAGGCATTCATATATACATACCGCTTGGAGCAAAATACGATTATGAACAGTCGAAGGAGTTTGGTAGAGTAATAGCTAAGCTGGTACATGCAGAAATTCCTTCGTTCACCAGCATAGAAAGGAAGACAAAAGACCGCGGTGGCAAAATGTACATCGACTTTTTGCAGAACAGGCCACAGGCTACTGTTGCTGGTCCTTATTCTTTGCGTCCCAAACCGGGTGCACCTGTAAGTATGCCACTGCATTGGGAGGAAGTAAAGAAGGGTTTGCAGATCCGCAACTTCACCATCTTTAACGCGGTGGACAGGATAAAAGATGTGGGAGATATTTTCAAAGGAGTATTAGGAAAAGGAATAGATATGCAAAAGGTGCTTAGCAAGGCGGAGAAGGTATTTAAGTGA
- a CDS encoding glycine zipper family protein, with protein MKKIFSVVAFAAIFAACNSNTKTAEQSTATQQADTAGLAQFKEWKQQQEFLEQSRMYNGLNEQQNLQNVEAQAAPPREVVRERVIYRDRPAPRTTTRSSSASRSSSGTVASAPAQTQKKKGWSHAAKGTAIGAGSGAVVGAVVSKNKAAGAVIGGVVGGVGGYVIGRSKDKKEGRY; from the coding sequence ATGAAAAAGATATTTTCCGTTGTTGCCTTTGCCGCAATATTTGCCGCATGTAACAGCAACACAAAAACAGCTGAACAATCAACGGCTACACAACAAGCAGATACTGCAGGTTTAGCCCAATTTAAAGAGTGGAAACAACAACAGGAATTCCTGGAGCAAAGCAGGATGTATAATGGTTTGAACGAACAGCAAAACCTGCAAAATGTAGAAGCACAAGCTGCGCCTCCACGCGAAGTAGTTCGTGAAAGAGTGATCTACAGGGACAGGCCAGCGCCACGTACAACTACACGTTCTTCCAGTGCATCACGTTCTTCTAGTGGTACAGTAGCAAGTGCACCAGCACAAACACAAAAGAAGAAAGGATGGAGCCATGCAGCTAAAGGAACTGCTATTGGTGCCGGTTCAGGTGCAGTAGTAGGTGCGGTAGTAAGTAAAAATAAAGCTGCCGGTGCTGTAATTGGTGGTGTTGTAGGTGGCGTAGGTGGTTACGTTATCGGCCGTTCTAAAGACAAGAAAGAAGGCAGATACTAA
- a CDS encoding RapZ C-terminal domain-containing protein — protein MEKIIAAVSQLFEQYKKQPAGKIEKLPQSGSDRVYFRIFSDSGESYIATYNQNIKENETFLSFTDHFRKAGLPMPQVLIVNDDKTIYLQQDLGSHSLLDVLEREGHNEHTYKLFEKSLRTLAHIQIEGHEGFNYDWCLTAKEFGKQAIMSDLLYFKYYFLDTLKLPYDKQALLDDFDALASYLTNNKYNYFMYRDFQSRNIMVKNDEVCFIDYQGGMKGALQYDVASMLWQAKANLSEEWKNKLLDDYIDEVEKLLGEEIDREEFISQYNGYVLIRLLQVLGAYGFRGLFERKAHFLTSIPLALRNLQFFLLNKKVDINIEACWQILQEIVQPAVIERFEVVRATEETPLVVNICSFSYKKGCPVDDSGNGGGYMFDMRGILNPGRFHEYKTLTGRDKPVIDFLEQKTRMPEFLSNVFSVVDITIEDYIQRGFENLSISFGCTGGQHRSVYAADAMARHLKNKYGVKVKLCHVVQEAKNWCNT, from the coding sequence ATGGAAAAAATCATTGCTGCCGTTTCACAGCTTTTTGAACAATACAAAAAACAACCTGCAGGAAAAATTGAAAAGCTGCCGCAGTCAGGAAGCGACCGGGTTTATTTTAGAATATTTAGTGACAGTGGTGAAAGTTATATAGCTACCTATAACCAGAACATCAAGGAGAATGAAACTTTCCTCTCCTTCACTGACCATTTCAGGAAGGCAGGATTGCCAATGCCGCAGGTTTTGATAGTGAATGATGACAAAACAATTTATTTACAACAAGACCTTGGAAGCCACTCTTTACTGGATGTTCTGGAAAGAGAAGGGCATAATGAACACACATACAAGTTATTTGAAAAAAGCCTGAGAACCCTGGCGCATATCCAAATTGAAGGGCATGAAGGTTTTAACTATGACTGGTGTCTTACAGCAAAAGAATTTGGCAAGCAGGCAATAATGAGTGACCTGCTGTATTTCAAATATTATTTTCTTGACACGCTAAAACTGCCATACGATAAGCAGGCACTGTTAGATGATTTTGATGCGCTGGCATCGTACTTAACCAACAATAAGTATAATTATTTTATGTACCGTGATTTCCAGAGCAGGAACATAATGGTTAAGAATGATGAAGTTTGTTTTATAGACTACCAGGGTGGAATGAAAGGAGCTTTACAATATGATGTGGCTTCTATGCTTTGGCAGGCAAAAGCGAACCTTTCAGAGGAATGGAAGAATAAGCTGCTGGATGATTATATAGATGAAGTAGAAAAATTATTAGGTGAAGAAATCGATCGAGAAGAATTCATCAGCCAGTATAATGGTTATGTATTGATACGACTGTTGCAGGTGCTAGGTGCTTATGGGTTCAGGGGATTATTTGAGAGGAAAGCTCATTTTTTAACTAGCATCCCCTTAGCACTTCGTAATCTCCAGTTTTTCCTACTCAATAAAAAAGTGGATATAAATATTGAGGCTTGTTGGCAGATACTGCAAGAGATAGTACAGCCAGCAGTGATAGAAAGATTCGAAGTAGTTCGTGCAACTGAGGAGACGCCACTGGTTGTAAATATTTGCAGTTTCTCGTATAAGAAAGGCTGCCCGGTAGATGATAGCGGTAATGGAGGTGGGTATATGTTCGACATGCGGGGTATACTAAATCCAGGCCGGTTCCATGAGTATAAAACACTTACTGGTCGTGACAAGCCGGTAATAGATTTCTTGGAGCAAAAAACAAGGATGCCGGAATTTCTGAGCAATGTTTTTTCTGTGGTTGACATCACCATTGAGGATTATATACAACGCGGTTTTGAAAATCTTTCCATAAGCTTTGGATGTACCGGCGGGCAACACCGGAGTGTATATGCTGCCGATGCCATGGCTCGACATTTAAAAAATAAATACGGGGTAAAAGTGAAGCTATGTCATGTGGTACAGGAAGCTAAGAATTGGTGCAATACATAA
- a CDS encoding nucleotidyltransferase family protein, whose protein sequence is MNENTGTLVTEHTSRQSKGISKAMILAAGLGTRLKPWTDNNPKALAIVNGKTLLQRNIEYLQQYGINEVVVNVHHFADMVKEAIDANNGWGSKVTVSDESDAVLETGGGILNAATYLDGDEPFVVLNVDILTDLNLASMMNYHLEKKPLATLATSTRATSRYLLFDEGNNLCGWYNTKTGEELAGSEANLGLHNKPGVQAKAFSGVHIIEPSIFKLTNRSGKFSIIDLYMDLMGSNTIKSFDDSDSRFIDVGKPENVEKAEAMFR, encoded by the coding sequence ATGAATGAGAACACTGGAACACTGGTGACAGAACATACTTCACGCCAATCGAAAGGTATTAGTAAAGCGATGATATTGGCTGCCGGTCTTGGTACCAGGCTAAAGCCATGGACGGACAATAATCCTAAAGCACTGGCTATAGTAAATGGTAAAACGCTGCTTCAGCGAAACATAGAATACCTGCAGCAATACGGCATCAACGAGGTAGTAGTGAATGTTCATCATTTTGCTGATATGGTTAAAGAAGCAATTGATGCGAATAATGGATGGGGGAGTAAGGTGACGGTAAGTGATGAAAGTGATGCTGTTCTTGAAACAGGTGGAGGTATATTGAATGCTGCTACATACTTAGATGGAGATGAGCCTTTTGTTGTTCTCAATGTAGATATCCTTACGGATCTGAATCTCGCATCCATGATGAATTATCACCTGGAGAAAAAACCACTAGCCACACTTGCTACAAGCACCAGGGCCACCAGCCGTTACCTGTTGTTTGACGAAGGCAATAACCTGTGCGGTTGGTACAATACAAAAACAGGAGAGGAGTTAGCGGGATCAGAAGCTAATCTCGGTTTACATAATAAGCCAGGTGTTCAAGCAAAAGCATTTAGTGGTGTTCATATTATTGAGCCTTCCATCTTCAAACTAACAAATCGTTCAGGAAAATTCTCAATTATTGATCTGTACATGGATCTGATGGGGAGTAATACCATCAAGTCTTTTGATGACTCCGACAGCCGCTTTATTGATGTTGGGAAGCCTGAGAATGTAGAAAAGGCCGAGGCAATGTTCCGGTAG
- a CDS encoding DUF6089 family protein, which yields MKNLLLLLSISVFFSSAYSQRTHYSLHVGTANYSGELFYKKSKLPEYDLQNAKLAVGLGIEYELLEKVSLRGTFMYGKIGADDKKTGIDPARNLSFATSLWDLTLGAQYYLLNPQRYNLQPYLFTGVSFFHFNPYTYDRAGNKVYLQPLGTEGQGIIPGRDPYKLYQVAIPYGAGIRMQVSDNLRVGLEISARKTFTDYLDDVSTTFVDEEYLFFHRGQQAVDLAFRGNEVNPHADYPAAGTPRGGSDLNDRYYFSTVSFSFRLNQGGGGVAGKRMRCPKFF from the coding sequence ATGAAAAACTTGCTACTGCTTTTATCCATATCCGTATTTTTTTCATCTGCTTACAGTCAAAGAACTCACTACAGCCTTCACGTTGGCACTGCAAATTATTCAGGTGAGTTGTTCTACAAGAAAAGCAAACTTCCCGAGTACGACCTTCAGAATGCTAAGCTAGCGGTAGGTCTTGGTATAGAGTACGAACTGCTGGAGAAGGTAAGCCTACGCGGCACCTTTATGTATGGGAAAATTGGTGCTGATGATAAAAAGACAGGCATTGATCCTGCACGAAATTTAAGTTTCGCCACATCACTTTGGGATTTGACACTTGGGGCTCAATATTATTTGCTCAACCCGCAGCGATATAACCTTCAGCCATACTTATTTACAGGTGTTTCCTTTTTTCACTTCAACCCATATACTTATGATCGTGCGGGAAATAAAGTATACCTGCAGCCCTTAGGAACCGAAGGGCAAGGGATAATCCCCGGCCGCGATCCATACAAGCTTTACCAGGTGGCAATACCTTATGGTGCAGGTATTCGCATGCAGGTATCAGACAACCTACGGGTAGGACTGGAAATAAGCGCCCGCAAAACCTTCACCGATTACCTCGATGATGTGAGCACTACATTCGTTGATGAAGAGTACCTATTCTTCCACCGCGGCCAACAAGCAGTAGACCTTGCTTTTAGAGGAAACGAAGTAAACCCGCATGCAGATTATCCTGCAGCAGGCACACCAAGAGGAGGATCAGACTTGAACGACAGGTATTATTTTTCAACTGTTTCTTTCTCTTTTAGATTGAACCAAGGTGGTGGCGGTGTCGCAGGCAAAAGGATGAGGTGCCCGAAGTTTTTTTAA